One genomic region from Haladaptatus caseinilyticus encodes:
- a CDS encoding DoxX family protein produces the protein MSEQTDDTTGTAVSETTAFRVARLLYGGVLVLTAISGLRNIDAQAGYAESKGIPLPEESVVSSHGLLLLGGIGISIWRLPALAASAVVAFFVGVTPTIHDYWAHDGQERQNERNHFLKNAALAGAALAFLGVGEKKK, from the coding sequence ATGTCCGAACAAACAGACGACACGACAGGAACTGCCGTTTCCGAGACGACCGCCTTTAGAGTCGCCCGACTCCTGTACGGGGGCGTTCTCGTACTGACTGCCATCTCGGGACTTCGAAATATCGACGCGCAGGCAGGCTACGCCGAATCCAAGGGAATTCCGTTGCCGGAAGAGTCGGTCGTCTCCTCGCACGGCCTGCTACTTCTCGGCGGAATCGGTATCAGTATCTGGCGCCTCCCCGCGCTCGCAGCCAGCGCCGTCGTCGCGTTCTTCGTCGGCGTGACCCCGACGATACACGACTACTGGGCACACGACGGACAGGAGCGGCAGAACGAGCGAAACCACTTCCTGAAAAACGCCGCCCTCGCGGGTGCGGCCCTCGCGTTCCTTGGGGTCGGGGAGAAAAAGAAGTAG
- a CDS encoding oxidoreductase: MPALEDPLEIGGVELPNRLYRAPLLECAGNGPNAVDTLIRELEPAAESGVGLICQGATIVRGEGGCAAPGMTHVHDPKFVSKLGRLTDAIHGHGSRIFVQLEHGGLRSMETWHAGYRAENPNVRQLAVSRPPTVLRALSRIGFLSYDAHVLSTEEVYDLAADFGRSAEYAIDAGYDGVHIAGANMGIVQQFLSPFYNRRDDEFGGSLAERTKFLEVVHGEIRKRVGSDVPIVTKVPAETTAPPFVRRHLSLSDGVRICDRLAEVGFDALVPVQASVFWDASIVRGAFPARAWRDERFRDGYAEAFGSKTRGGLVAALNWIQSRKYDFEPAWNRPFTRRVTERTSVPVLAEGGIRTRDGIDRLLTHGDCDAVGMGRPFYAEPRLPARILETDVENDRAARVICENCNNCTVPQATGAHGVCRTPDVLEKRGTLRKAGAYGRGGSDSER; this comes from the coding sequence GTGCCTGCACTCGAAGACCCCCTCGAAATCGGGGGTGTCGAACTGCCGAACCGCCTCTACCGCGCACCGCTACTCGAATGTGCCGGAAACGGCCCAAACGCGGTGGACACGCTAATTCGGGAACTCGAACCGGCCGCCGAGTCCGGAGTCGGCCTGATATGTCAGGGTGCGACGATCGTTCGTGGGGAAGGTGGCTGTGCCGCGCCGGGAATGACTCACGTTCACGACCCGAAATTCGTCTCGAAATTGGGCCGACTGACGGACGCGATCCACGGCCACGGGAGTAGGATTTTCGTTCAGTTGGAACACGGCGGGCTTCGGAGCATGGAGACGTGGCATGCGGGCTATCGCGCCGAAAATCCGAACGTACGACAACTCGCCGTTTCGCGCCCACCTACCGTGCTCCGGGCACTCAGCCGAATCGGATTCCTGTCCTACGATGCACACGTCCTCAGCACCGAGGAGGTGTATGACCTCGCTGCCGATTTCGGTCGGAGCGCCGAGTATGCCATCGACGCGGGCTACGACGGTGTTCACATCGCCGGGGCGAACATGGGAATCGTCCAGCAGTTCCTCTCACCGTTTTACAACCGTCGAGACGACGAGTTCGGCGGATCGCTCGCCGAACGAACGAAATTCCTCGAAGTCGTTCACGGCGAGATTCGAAAACGCGTCGGCTCCGACGTGCCGATCGTGACGAAAGTGCCCGCCGAGACCACCGCACCGCCATTCGTTCGTCGGCATCTCTCCCTTAGCGACGGGGTTCGAATCTGCGATCGACTGGCGGAGGTTGGGTTCGACGCCCTGGTTCCGGTACAGGCATCCGTGTTCTGGGACGCGAGCATCGTGCGTGGCGCGTTTCCCGCTCGTGCGTGGCGTGACGAGCGATTCCGCGATGGCTATGCTGAGGCGTTCGGAAGCAAGACTCGGGGCGGTCTCGTCGCCGCGCTCAACTGGATACAATCGAGAAAATACGATTTCGAACCAGCCTGGAACCGGCCGTTTACCCGCCGGGTGACGGAACGAACTTCCGTTCCAGTGCTCGCGGAGGGCGGCATCCGAACCCGAGACGGGATCGATCGGCTACTCACGCATGGCGACTGTGACGCGGTCGGAATGGGACGCCCGTTTTACGCCGAGCCGCGACTTCCGGCGCGAATTCTCGAAACGGATGTCGAAAACGACCGAGCAGCGCGCGTCATCTGCGAGAACTGTAACAACTGTACCGTCCCACAGGCAACCGGCGCTCACGGTGTGTGCCGAACACCGGATGTCCTCGAAAAACGAGGGACACTGCGGAAGGCAGGTGCCTACGGCCGGGGAGGCTCAGACAGCGAACGTTGA
- a CDS encoding DEAD/DEAH box helicase family protein — MTDEDIEISDVFDAVEDIGRPVLTAEEVARVLGCSHEEANRALERLANEQEVSRLDVERDPVVWFPTEWERLADRERIVVFPKRREIIADHPRQFTRAQLSQFAHLTDTTRTGGYSYRIRQEDIWSAPYDSLETLMRTVRQVLPEPSPDLEAFVEQQWKRAKQFRLYTHEDDYVVLEAASDDLMGNVARQKLDDSHLRAPLSDNESWVAAEKVAEVKRILYEAGYPVQDERELESGDELDIDCSLDLRKYQRAWVEEFVDLKSGVLVGPPGSGKTVAAMGVLEAISGETLVLVPSRELAGQWREELLTHTSLAPEQVGEYHGGEKNVRPVTIATYQTAGMDRHRQLFDQRRWGLIVYDECQHIPSRVFRRSANLQSKHRLGLSATPVREDDKEKDIFTLIGPPIGTDWDALFEAGFVAEPEVEIRYVSWDDETYHGEYADADQRGKRQVAASNPAKVDEIRYLLAEHPTAKALVFVEYLEQGADISEALSVPFISGEMPHPERERHLQAFRDGRLDTLVISRVGDEGIDLPDAELAVVASGLGGSRRQGAQRAGRTMRPAGRARMYVLATRGTREEEFARQQLRHLASKGIRIQETVAKETLAEGKNTEETVSEE; from the coding sequence GTGACCGACGAGGATATCGAGATTTCGGACGTATTTGACGCCGTCGAGGACATCGGTCGGCCGGTGCTCACCGCGGAGGAAGTCGCTCGGGTACTCGGCTGTTCCCACGAGGAAGCGAATCGTGCACTGGAACGGCTCGCGAACGAACAGGAAGTCTCCCGTCTCGACGTGGAGCGCGACCCAGTCGTCTGGTTTCCGACGGAGTGGGAACGATTGGCCGACCGTGAACGAATCGTCGTCTTTCCGAAACGACGAGAAATCATCGCCGACCATCCCCGGCAGTTCACTCGGGCGCAACTCTCGCAGTTCGCGCACCTAACGGACACGACTCGTACCGGTGGGTACAGCTATCGGATCCGTCAAGAGGATATCTGGTCCGCGCCGTACGACTCGCTCGAGACACTGATGCGAACGGTCAGACAGGTCCTACCGGAACCGTCGCCGGATTTGGAGGCGTTCGTCGAACAGCAGTGGAAACGCGCCAAGCAGTTCCGTCTATACACCCACGAGGACGACTACGTCGTTCTCGAAGCCGCGAGCGATGACCTCATGGGAAACGTTGCACGACAGAAATTGGACGATAGCCACTTGCGTGCGCCGCTTTCGGATAACGAGAGTTGGGTGGCGGCAGAAAAGGTCGCGGAGGTCAAACGAATCCTCTACGAGGCGGGGTATCCAGTACAGGACGAGCGGGAGTTGGAATCGGGCGACGAACTGGACATCGATTGCTCGCTCGATCTGCGCAAATACCAGCGTGCGTGGGTGGAGGAGTTCGTGGACCTCAAATCCGGCGTCCTCGTCGGTCCGCCAGGAAGTGGAAAAACGGTTGCCGCGATGGGCGTTCTCGAAGCGATTTCAGGCGAAACGTTGGTCCTGGTTCCGAGTAGGGAGCTCGCCGGACAGTGGCGCGAGGAACTGCTGACTCACACCAGCCTCGCTCCGGAACAGGTCGGCGAATATCATGGCGGTGAAAAGAACGTCCGCCCGGTGACGATTGCGACCTACCAGACCGCAGGAATGGACAGGCATCGCCAGTTGTTCGATCAGCGACGCTGGGGTCTCATCGTATATGATGAATGCCAGCACATTCCAAGCCGGGTCTTCCGCCGAAGTGCGAACCTCCAGAGCAAACATCGGCTCGGACTGTCTGCCACCCCCGTTCGAGAGGACGACAAGGAAAAGGACATCTTCACCCTGATCGGTCCACCGATCGGGACGGATTGGGACGCCCTGTTCGAAGCCGGGTTCGTCGCCGAACCGGAGGTAGAAATCAGGTACGTCAGTTGGGACGACGAAACGTATCACGGCGAGTACGCCGACGCCGACCAGCGCGGAAAGCGTCAGGTGGCCGCATCGAACCCCGCGAAAGTGGACGAAATCCGCTATCTATTGGCCGAACACCCCACCGCGAAAGCGTTGGTGTTTGTGGAGTATCTGGAACAAGGAGCCGACATCTCGGAGGCGCTCTCCGTCCCGTTCATTAGCGGGGAGATGCCCCATCCGGAACGCGAGCGCCACTTACAGGCGTTCCGTGATGGCCGCCTCGACACGCTCGTCATCTCCCGCGTCGGGGACGAAGGGATCGACCTGCCGGATGCCGAACTCGCGGTCGTCGCCTCCGGACTCGGCGGGTCACGGCGACAAGGTGCGCAGCGCGCCGGGAGGACCATGCGTCCGGCGGGGCGTGCCCGAATGTACGTGCTGGCGACCCGCGGAACGCGCGAGGAGGAGTTCGCTCGTCAACAGTTGCGTCATCTCGCGTCGAAAGGAATCCGGATTCAAGAGACGGTCGCGAAGGAAACGCTCGCGGAAGGGAAGAATACGGAAGAAACGGTTTCGGAGGAGTAG